Proteins encoded in a region of the Halioglobus maricola genome:
- a CDS encoding formate dehydrogenase subunit delta: MAGQEIGHLVKMANQIVLNFGERRDSKMAAQRTVEHLQKFWTPAMREQLSAYAAEGGGDLSPALQRLLADS; this comes from the coding sequence ATGGCGGGACAAGAGATCGGGCATCTGGTCAAGATGGCCAACCAGATCGTACTGAACTTTGGCGAACGCAGAGACTCCAAGATGGCAGCGCAACGGACCGTCGAGCACTTGCAGAAGTTCTGGACGCCTGCGATGCGTGAACAGCTGTCGGCGTACGCCGCTGAAGGGGGTGGCGACCTGTCACCAGCCCTGCAGCGTCTGCTGGCAGATTCCTGA
- the fdhD gene encoding formate dehydrogenase accessory sulfurtransferase FdhD encodes MPETVRRLARQDWRAGQLNHDTDQVVVEVPVALAYNGISHAVLMATPCDLEDLALGFSLSESIIESPQQFLGVEILEREHGLELAIEITAQPFATLKGKRRNLSGRSGCGLCGKESLEALQLSAPCVPTTLSLAQEALQCAVDGLDGAQPLKALTGGVHGAAWCDTEGNILLLREDVGRHNALDKLLGAMRKRAAEPGFVLVSSRASYEMVLKAGTSGVELLAAVSAPTDLAVRSAQDLGMTLVAYLQGERHAVYCGGQRLKEG; translated from the coding sequence ATGCCTGAGACTGTCCGACGTTTGGCGCGTCAAGACTGGCGTGCGGGCCAGCTGAATCATGACACCGACCAGGTGGTGGTCGAGGTGCCTGTGGCGCTGGCATATAACGGAATTTCTCACGCGGTGCTAATGGCCACTCCCTGCGATCTGGAGGATCTTGCGCTGGGCTTTAGCCTTTCAGAATCCATTATCGAATCGCCACAGCAATTTCTCGGGGTGGAGATACTCGAGCGTGAACACGGGCTGGAACTCGCCATAGAGATCACTGCCCAACCCTTCGCCACTCTGAAGGGAAAGCGGCGTAATCTGTCCGGCCGCAGCGGTTGCGGCTTGTGCGGCAAGGAGTCTCTGGAAGCATTGCAGTTGTCTGCGCCCTGCGTACCGACAACGCTATCGCTGGCTCAGGAAGCGCTGCAATGCGCCGTTGACGGGCTTGATGGTGCCCAACCTCTGAAGGCCCTTACTGGCGGAGTCCACGGTGCAGCCTGGTGTGACACTGAAGGCAATATCCTGCTGCTCAGGGAAGATGTCGGGCGCCACAATGCACTTGATAAGTTGTTGGGGGCCATGCGCAAGCGAGCGGCAGAGCCCGGTTTTGTTCTGGTGAGTAGCCGAGCGAGTTACGAGATGGTGTTAAAGGCCGGCACAAGTGGGGTTGAATTATTGGCAGCGGTTTCCGCGCCGACGGACCTTGCGGTGCGAAGTGCACAGGATCTTGGAATGACACTGGTCGCTTATCTACAGGGCGAGCGGCATGCGGTCTACTGCGGCGGCCAGCGATTAAAAGAGGGGTAG
- a CDS encoding glutamate--cysteine ligase, which produces MGIEIDRVDFSDGDFSRFSACLEENLAALGQLLARPEFGHGPGSLGAELEVYIVDSQGRPLHANQEILAAAGDPTLTLELNRYNLEFNLPPFGLDQGPFHATEQAIRESLARLSISAAEFGGRIVPIGILPTLQETDFGHHCITDRRRYHALVKQLIHRRGENFRIDINGAEPLKMEMGDITLEGANTSFQVHYRVAPEDYAETFNAIQLLTPLALALAGNSPGLFGHSLWCETRIPLFKQSIDTRHLDPYGWNEPARVNFGQGWARGGAEELFREVVRIYPPLLPCCGASSAAEEMAAGEVPGLGELRLHQSTVWLWNRPIYDDADGGHLRIEMRALPAGPTAVDMVANAAFLIGAAEGVRPQLERLLPAIPFRIAEYNFYRSAQHGLDAKLLWPELDQHGFREQGIAGIIARYIPLAKEGLRAIGIGADEVHYYMGVIERRLQTRQTGAQWQTRKLAQLQAQGMPQAQALHAMLESFMTHSADNLPIADWPL; this is translated from the coding sequence ATGGGTATAGAGATAGACAGGGTCGATTTCTCTGACGGCGATTTCAGCCGCTTTAGCGCGTGCCTGGAGGAGAATCTGGCGGCGTTGGGGCAACTGCTGGCCCGCCCGGAATTTGGTCACGGGCCTGGCTCATTGGGCGCCGAACTCGAAGTCTATATTGTCGATAGCCAGGGCAGGCCGCTGCACGCCAATCAAGAGATCCTTGCGGCCGCAGGGGACCCGACGCTCACCCTCGAACTCAATCGCTACAACCTTGAATTCAACCTGCCGCCCTTTGGCCTGGATCAGGGGCCGTTTCATGCCACCGAACAGGCCATCCGCGAGAGCCTCGCCAGGCTATCAATCAGCGCCGCGGAATTCGGCGGCAGAATCGTTCCCATTGGCATCCTGCCGACGTTGCAGGAAACTGACTTTGGCCACCATTGTATTACTGACAGGCGGCGCTACCACGCGCTTGTGAAGCAGCTGATCCACCGCCGGGGCGAGAACTTCCGCATTGATATTAACGGTGCCGAGCCACTGAAGATGGAGATGGGAGATATCACTCTCGAGGGTGCCAACACCTCATTTCAGGTGCACTACCGGGTAGCGCCCGAAGACTATGCTGAAACCTTTAATGCGATCCAGTTGCTGACGCCGCTTGCGCTTGCTCTGGCGGGCAATTCGCCGGGGCTGTTCGGTCACTCGCTCTGGTGCGAGACGCGGATTCCGTTGTTTAAGCAGTCTATCGATACTCGCCATCTCGACCCCTACGGCTGGAATGAGCCCGCCCGGGTTAATTTTGGCCAGGGCTGGGCGCGCGGCGGTGCGGAAGAATTGTTTCGCGAGGTTGTGCGCATTTATCCGCCGCTGCTGCCCTGTTGTGGAGCGAGCAGCGCTGCCGAGGAAATGGCTGCCGGCGAGGTGCCGGGTCTTGGCGAATTGCGCCTGCATCAGAGTACCGTCTGGTTGTGGAACAGGCCTATCTACGATGATGCCGATGGTGGCCACCTTCGTATAGAAATGCGTGCGTTGCCAGCAGGGCCTACTGCTGTGGACATGGTCGCCAATGCAGCGTTCCTGATTGGCGCGGCTGAAGGGGTTCGCCCGCAATTGGAGAGGTTGTTGCCCGCGATACCTTTTCGGATAGCAGAGTACAACTTTTATCGCTCGGCACAGCACGGGCTGGATGCAAAGTTGCTGTGGCCGGAGCTGGACCAGCATGGTTTTCGTGAGCAGGGCATCGCAGGGATTATCGCCCGCTATATCCCGCTGGCGAAGGAAGGGCTGCGCGCGATAGGTATTGGTGCAGACGAAGTGCATTACTACATGGGCGTCATCGAGCGGCGTTTGCAAACACGCCAGACTGGAGCGCAGTGGCAGACTCGTAAACTGGCGCAACTGCAAGCGCAGGGCATGCCTCAAGCCCAGGCCCTGCACGCGATGTTGGAGAGTTTTATGACACACAGCGCAGACAACCTGCCTATTGCTGATTGGCCCCTATGA
- the fdhF gene encoding formate dehydrogenase subunit alpha — translation MLQYYEPQKDFGTPAVISDETVALTIDGVSMAVPAGTSVMRAAALAGIKVPKLCATDSVDAFGSCRVCLVEIEGRRGYPASCTTPVEEGMEVRTQTPGVAKLRRNVMELYISDHPLDCLTCPTNGDCELQDTAGELGLREVRYGFGGDNHLAAEKDESNPYFSFDPSKCIVCSRCVRACEEVQGTFALTIEGRGFESKVSTGGSDFLASDCVSCGACVDACPTATLAENSIIEQGIPEHSVVTTCAYCGVGCAFRAEVKGNTVVRMTPWKDGAANEGHACVKGRFAWGYATHSDRITSPMVRDSIDEPWREVSWDEAVNFAAARFRRIQTQYGRNSVGAITSSRCTNEEVYLVQKLVRAGFGNNNVDTCARVCHSPTGYGLKTTLGESAGTQTFASVDHADVIVVIGSNPTEAHPVFGSRLKKRLREGGKLIVIDPRKIELVNAPHIHADYHLPVNPGCNVAVLNALAHVIVTEELHNTAFIASRCEDEAFAEWLLFISEQEHAPENLAEVTGIPAQDLRGAARLYAQAGNGAIYYGLGVTEHSQGSTAVMGIANLAMLTGNVGREGVGVNPMRGQNNVQGACDMGSFPHELPGYRHLSDASTRALFEDAWQVELDSEPGMRIPNMFDAAVDGQFRGLYCQGEDVAQSDPNTLHIEAALKGLDCLVVQDIFLNETAKYAHVFLPGSSFLEKDGTFINAERRISPVRKVMPPMAGKADWEATMAFANALGYPMNYTHPSEIMDEIARLTPTFRGVSYSKLDELGSIQWPCDDSAPEGTPTMHVDEFVRGRGHFAITEFVPTDERANRRFPLLLTTGRILSQYNVGAQTRRTENSTWHEEDVLEMHPHDAEERGVSQGDWLGIQSRAGDTVLRAQISERVKPGVVYTTFHHPLSGANVVTTDNSDWATNCPEYKVTAVQVTKVTEPSAWQARQREFDGRQQALLARAKADA, via the coding sequence GTGCTGCAATATTACGAACCGCAAAAAGATTTCGGCACACCGGCAGTCATCTCCGATGAAACCGTGGCCTTGACCATCGACGGTGTTTCGATGGCCGTCCCCGCAGGGACCTCAGTGATGCGGGCCGCCGCATTGGCTGGCATCAAAGTGCCCAAGCTCTGCGCCACAGATAGTGTCGATGCTTTCGGCTCGTGCCGGGTTTGCCTGGTGGAAATTGAAGGCCGCCGCGGCTATCCGGCCTCCTGCACCACACCGGTGGAGGAGGGGATGGAAGTGCGCACCCAGACGCCGGGTGTGGCGAAGTTGCGTCGCAATGTGATGGAGCTGTACATATCTGACCACCCGCTTGATTGTCTTACCTGTCCGACCAATGGCGATTGCGAATTGCAGGACACCGCTGGCGAGCTGGGGCTGCGTGAAGTGCGCTATGGCTTCGGCGGCGACAACCATCTTGCGGCTGAGAAGGACGAGAGCAACCCTTATTTTAGCTTTGATCCTTCCAAGTGCATTGTCTGTTCCCGTTGCGTGCGGGCCTGTGAGGAAGTGCAGGGCACTTTCGCTCTGACTATCGAGGGGCGAGGCTTTGAATCGAAAGTCAGCACGGGAGGAAGCGATTTTCTAGCATCGGACTGCGTGTCCTGTGGCGCCTGTGTAGATGCATGTCCCACGGCAACACTCGCCGAAAACAGCATTATCGAGCAGGGGATCCCTGAACACAGCGTGGTGACGACTTGCGCCTACTGTGGTGTTGGCTGTGCTTTTCGCGCCGAGGTGAAGGGCAACACTGTTGTGCGTATGACACCCTGGAAAGACGGTGCAGCCAATGAGGGCCATGCCTGCGTGAAAGGACGTTTTGCCTGGGGCTATGCGACTCACAGTGACCGTATTACCTCGCCCATGGTTCGCGACAGCATCGACGAGCCCTGGCGAGAAGTGAGTTGGGACGAGGCAGTCAATTTCGCCGCAGCCAGATTTCGTCGTATCCAGACGCAGTACGGTCGCAATAGCGTCGGGGCAATCACGTCCAGTCGCTGTACCAATGAAGAAGTGTATCTCGTGCAGAAACTGGTGCGTGCAGGTTTCGGCAACAATAACGTCGATACGTGCGCCCGGGTGTGTCATTCCCCCACGGGCTACGGCCTTAAAACCACGCTGGGAGAATCTGCCGGTACACAGACATTCGCATCCGTCGACCACGCCGATGTCATTGTGGTGATTGGCTCCAATCCCACCGAGGCTCATCCGGTATTCGGTTCGCGCCTGAAGAAGCGTTTGCGCGAGGGTGGCAAATTGATTGTTATCGATCCGCGTAAAATAGAACTCGTCAACGCACCTCATATACACGCGGACTATCATTTGCCTGTTAATCCAGGCTGCAATGTTGCAGTGCTCAATGCCCTGGCGCATGTGATTGTGACGGAAGAGCTGCATAATACCGCGTTCATAGCATCTCGCTGTGAAGACGAAGCCTTTGCTGAGTGGTTGCTGTTTATCAGTGAGCAGGAGCATGCGCCTGAAAATTTGGCCGAGGTTACGGGCATTCCTGCACAAGACCTGCGAGGAGCGGCCAGGCTTTATGCCCAGGCGGGCAATGGCGCTATTTATTACGGCCTTGGTGTTACCGAACACAGCCAGGGTTCTACTGCGGTAATGGGAATCGCCAACCTGGCGATGCTGACCGGCAATGTTGGCCGGGAGGGTGTAGGTGTGAATCCCATGCGCGGCCAGAACAATGTTCAGGGCGCCTGTGATATGGGTTCCTTCCCTCACGAACTACCCGGCTATCGCCACCTGTCGGATGCGAGCACCCGGGCTCTGTTTGAAGATGCCTGGCAGGTCGAGCTGGATAGCGAACCGGGGATGCGAATTCCCAACATGTTTGACGCGGCGGTTGATGGCCAGTTTCGCGGTCTCTATTGCCAGGGGGAGGACGTCGCCCAGTCCGATCCGAACACGCTCCATATCGAGGCAGCGCTCAAGGGGTTGGATTGTCTGGTAGTGCAGGATATTTTTCTCAACGAGACCGCCAAGTATGCACATGTGTTCCTGCCTGGCTCATCGTTTTTGGAGAAGGATGGTACCTTTATCAACGCCGAGCGCCGCATTTCTCCGGTGCGTAAGGTGATGCCGCCCATGGCAGGAAAAGCTGATTGGGAAGCCACCATGGCCTTTGCCAATGCTCTTGGCTACCCGATGAACTACACCCACCCGAGTGAAATCATGGATGAGATCGCCCGGCTTACGCCGACCTTTCGCGGTGTTAGCTACAGCAAACTCGATGAGTTGGGCAGTATACAGTGGCCCTGTGATGACAGCGCGCCGGAAGGCACGCCCACTATGCACGTTGATGAATTCGTGCGTGGCCGCGGCCACTTTGCTATTACCGAGTTCGTGCCGACCGATGAACGGGCCAATCGCAGGTTCCCGCTACTTTTGACAACGGGGCGTATTCTCAGCCAGTACAACGTGGGCGCCCAGACCCGACGGACAGAGAATTCTACCTGGCATGAAGAAGACGTATTGGAGATGCACCCTCACGATGCCGAGGAACGCGGTGTGAGCCAGGGCGACTGGCTGGGTATCCAGAGTCGCGCGGGCGACACGGTGTTGCGCGCGCAAATATCAGAGCGGGTGAAGCCGGGCGTGGTTTATACGACCTTTCACCATCCACTATCAGGGGCCAACGTGGTCACCACCGATAATTCGGATTGGGCCACTAACTGCCCGGAGTACAAGGTAACCGCGGTACAGGTGACCAAAGTGACTGAACCCTCGGCGTGGCAGGCCCGGCAGCGTGAATTTGATGGACGCCAGCAAGCACTTCTGGCGCGCGCGAAGGCCGATGCCTGA
- a CDS encoding SIMPL domain-containing protein has product MNRSASLFTLLVFLSMALVAPVSASSPPGEIRTRGEAEAKMAPDMATVQLTVTREAATAREALDANSAAMAEVIAAMKAAGVEEPDLQTSNFGIQPRYVYPKPRNEKPPVIAGYRVRNTLSVIVRELDNLGVLLDQSVSLGVNEGGSVSFGNSDPSSAIDAARADAVRDAMSRAKTLAGAAGVKLGDIISITEQTGDSHPRPVMMSRAVAAEADSVPIAAGVNSYRVTVQLSITIEQ; this is encoded by the coding sequence ATGAATCGTTCAGCTAGCCTGTTTACCTTGTTGGTTTTTCTATCCATGGCCCTCGTGGCGCCCGTCAGTGCAAGTTCACCCCCTGGAGAGATCAGGACAAGGGGTGAGGCAGAGGCGAAAATGGCACCGGATATGGCGACGGTACAGCTTACTGTTACTCGAGAAGCGGCCACCGCACGGGAAGCACTGGATGCCAATTCAGCCGCGATGGCCGAGGTGATTGCAGCGATGAAAGCCGCAGGCGTAGAAGAGCCAGATTTGCAGACGTCAAACTTTGGCATTCAGCCGCGCTACGTCTATCCCAAACCCCGCAATGAAAAACCGCCAGTGATTGCCGGTTATCGCGTGCGCAACACGCTCTCCGTCATCGTGCGCGAGCTCGACAATCTCGGTGTGCTGCTGGACCAGTCGGTCAGCCTGGGTGTAAATGAAGGAGGTAGCGTCAGCTTCGGTAATTCTGACCCCTCGAGCGCGATTGATGCCGCCCGCGCCGACGCGGTGCGCGATGCGATGAGCAGGGCAAAGACCCTGGCCGGCGCAGCGGGTGTGAAACTGGGCGATATCATTTCTATTACTGAGCAGACCGGGGATTCCCACCCGCGCCCTGTGATGATGAGTCGCGCGGTCGCTGCAGAGGCGGACTCGGTTCCCATAGCGGCGGGCGTAAACAGCTACAGAGTCACCGTGCAGCTCTCGATCACCATCGAGCAATGA